From a single Nitrospirota bacterium genomic region:
- a CDS encoding methyltransferase domain-containing protein, with translation MKDIFEQAKELRDIWGGFRASRVLLTANDYRVFDHLTKPQSVRTISKKLNTDLRATEILLDALAGLDLLKKKKDRYLNSPIASKFLVTGSPYYQGDIIRHADNLWKNWSCLDEVVKTGKPNRQAHNQDAFIRGMHNLASLKAKKVINAIGLKGVKTALDLGGGPGTYTMEMAKKGISVTLFDRPETIEIARKVVNNAPRPPLKLRGGEGGVKFIQGDFLCDDFGKGYDLIFISQVLHAYSEDDNIRILKESRRALNPDGRIVIQEFYINDDRTYPPQSALFSINMLVNTEAGRCYSPSELKGWLSEAGFRDIKDRMIDDSVLVFGRNSG, from the coding sequence TATTTGACCACCTGACAAAACCTCAATCAGTCAGGACAATCTCAAAAAAACTTAATACAGATTTAAGGGCAACAGAGATATTGCTCGATGCACTTGCTGGCCTTGATCTCTTGAAGAAAAAGAAAGATAGGTATTTAAACTCTCCTATTGCATCTAAGTTTCTGGTTACTGGAAGCCCCTATTACCAGGGTGACATCATAAGACATGCTGATAACCTCTGGAAAAACTGGTCATGCCTTGATGAGGTGGTAAAGACAGGTAAGCCCAATCGTCAGGCTCATAACCAGGATGCCTTTATCAGGGGAATGCATAATCTTGCATCATTAAAGGCAAAGAAGGTAATCAATGCTATTGGCCTAAAGGGTGTAAAGACCGCCCTTGACCTCGGTGGCGGGCCTGGAACATATACAATGGAAATGGCAAAAAAGGGCATCTCAGTTACACTCTTTGATAGACCCGAGACCATAGAGATTGCAAGAAAAGTTGTAAATAACGCCCCCCGCCCCCCTCTTAAATTAAGAGGGGGAGAAGGGGGAGTTAAATTTATTCAGGGAGATTTCCTTTGTGATGACTTTGGAAAAGGTTATGACCTGATATTTATAAGCCAGGTACTCCATGCCTATTCAGAAGATGATAATATTCGTATCCTGAAAGAATCCAGAAGGGCATTGAATCCAGATGGCAGAATTGTAATTCAGGAATTTTATATCAATGATGACAGAACATATCCGCCCCAGAGCGCACTTTTTTCCATCAACATGCTTGTTAACACCGAGGCTGGAAGATGCTATTCGCCATCAGAGTTGAAGGGGTGGCTTTCTGAGGCAGGATTCAGGGATATAAAAGATAGGATGATAGATGATAGCGTGCTGGTCTTCGGGAGGAATAGTG